Proteins encoded together in one Longimicrobiaceae bacterium window:
- a CDS encoding antitoxin Xre/MbcA/ParS toxin-binding domain-containing protein, with the protein EVSEQVISPRSLSHRARHAQPLTREESDRVARIARVMVVAAENFGDADRAARWLRTPNHALQERIPLKLLATSEGARVVEESIYRLAHGIFA; encoded by the coding sequence CGAGGTGAGTGAGCAGGTGATTTCGCCTCGCAGCCTGAGCCATCGCGCACGCCACGCGCAGCCGCTCACGCGCGAGGAGTCCGACCGCGTGGCCCGCATCGCCCGCGTGATGGTTGTGGCGGCGGAGAACTTCGGGGACGCGGATCGGGCCGCGCGCTGGCTCCGCACGCCGAACCATGCCCTCCAGGAGCGCATCCCCCTCAAGCTCCTTGCGACCAGCGAAGGCGCGCGCGTAGTGGAGGAGAGCATCTACCGGCTGGCGCACGGCATCTTCGCCTGA